The Arachis hypogaea cultivar Tifrunner chromosome 19, arahy.Tifrunner.gnm2.J5K5, whole genome shotgun sequence genome has a window encoding:
- the LOC112778494 gene encoding protein FAR1-RELATED SEQUENCE 5, with protein sequence MFNNNNNNNSNDKNTQISESNPKLRPPIISNSEFTQIPLPSIATTFLPLPSINQRLPSLAAHVTVEHVAYLARSPLQSLAFAHLAVTHLYGCILYMEALSIDCTTDVNNEFEWSSEDEIDDVEGLEYEDILGLTAGDIMRMVFCSDDGAYEFYRVFGKFHGFGIRKGDCGKDDDGRLIRRRFFCNKARLREHKHYNRVDRWQEHKPETRTNCDAKLSIYLDSNISVWRVRKVILEHNHDLKPTRMVHMIPNFREMTESAKAQIHGMQAHGVPTSKILGYMAGQAGGYSFMGFSKKNAYNYVNQSKHAKIVDGDSNAAIVYLEGKAVVGPMSMSRYNLTKDNMLANMFWADGGSRTDYQFFGDVLAFDSTYKKNKYKRPLVIFSGSNNHKQTTIFGFGLVLDESIGSYKWLLENLLEVMCNKMPSVVVTDGCDSMKAAIKSFFSEATHRLCAWHMEKCHCEC encoded by the exons atgttcaataataataataataataatagtaacgaTAAAAATACTCAAATTTCTGAATCTAACCCTAAATTACGCCCACCAATAATCAGCAATTCAGAATTTACTCAAATACCCCTACCTTCCATAGCAACCACTTTCCTCCCACTTCCCTCCATCAACCAGAGGTTGCCATCACTGGCCGCTCACGTAACTGTTGAACACGTCGCTTACCTCGCCAGGTCGCCCCTCCAGTCTCTAGCCTTTGCTCATCTCGCTGTCACTCACCTCTATG GGTGCATTCTTTACATGGAGGCTCTATCAATAGATTGCACAACTGATGTGAATAATGAGTTTGAGTGGTCTTCAGAGGATGAAATAGACGATGTTGAAGGGTTAGAGTACGAAGACATTTTGGGATTGACTGCTGGAGACATAATGAGGATGGTTTTCTGCAGTGATGATGGAGCTTATGAGTTTTACAGGGTGTTTGGTAAATTTCACGGATTTGGCATTCGAAAGGGTGATTGTGGTAAGGATGATGACGGAAGGTTGATTAGGAGGAGGTTTTTCTGTAATAAGGCAAGATTGAGGGAGCATAAACACTACAACCGAGTTGATAGGTGGCAGGAGCACAAGCCTGAGACCCGCACAAATTGTGATGCAAAGTTATCAATTTACCTTGATAGCAACATCAGTGTTTGGAGGGTTAGGAAGGTGATATTGGAGCATAATCATGATCTGAAACCGACAAGAATGGTGCATATGATACCAAATTTTAGGGAAATGACTGAATCAGCAAAGGCACAAATTCATGGGATGCAGGCTCATGGAGTCCCGACATCTAAAATATTAGGGTATATGGCTGGCCAGGCGGGTGGTTATTCCTTCATGGGGTTCAGTAAGAAGAATGCATATAACTATGTTAACCAGAGTAAGCATGCCAAGATAGTGGATGGGGATTCTAATGCCGCAATCGTATACCTAGAGGGAAAGGCAGTTGTAGGCCCAATGAGCATGTCAAGATACAATTTAACTAAGGATAACATGTTGGCAAACATGTTTTGGGCCGACGGAGGTAGCAGGACTGATTATCAGTTTTTTGGGGACGTTCTTGCATTTGACTCAACGTATAAGAAGAATAAGTACAAAAGACCATTGGTGATATTTTCAGGTTCTAACAATCATAAACAGACCACAATTTTTGGATTTGGGCTAGTGCTAGATGAGAGCATTGGGTCGTACAAATGGCTTTTAGAAAATCTTCTAGAAGTGATGTGTAATAAGATGCCTTCGGTTGTTGTCACCGATGGTTGTGACTCAATGAAAGCTGCCATAAAGTCATTTTTTTCGGAGGCAACCCATAGGTTATGCGCGTGGCATATGGAAAAATGTCACTGTGAATGTTAA